Proteins from one Malaya genurostris strain Urasoe2022 chromosome 2, Malgen_1.1, whole genome shotgun sequence genomic window:
- the LOC131429301 gene encoding uncharacterized protein LOC131429301: MKWLLSAVILVVGTITGVRCGFGLNVTVPSFTKSITNSIGNGINLLVRANASIRVAADDDGSGSIKALITVSNNVTNPLNKLLGSILAASTAENGNIEQLFRNMSSLVAETRPALDAASIAACDIQKTTKDYLFQSLSGNLTALNTMLSNLSEGLSYLKVIVDQVASEEYPVTRQNITVYMNDSVIATVTTPLTAIQGYLTNIASTVMVVASERAQFLKYLTQMDTTINNGLRNIQNSATGFNRTVMDTYNRTMAQQINTFKNINQTYAMIVSRASSYNGGNISNLTMFLNDLVTSNDSFLQFVSLSTNYTKEQVNLVLQDRIGAVTKTLWRVSRFIANQSTVNASQHTNQCAQRFMQKLQQNPVLITRLSRCIQQESNSLQPTITFVQYQMDLVRSAANSIANQMSKICQRNTGACAKSYFAALPNHSEVIQNKISVIAGVVSNDEHLLTERIINCLNGTGADIIENALLIPKKFNRCLLMGP, translated from the exons ATGAAGTGGTTGCTGTCAGCTGTAATTCTAGTTGTTGGTACCATCACTGGAGTCCGATGTGGATTCGGACTGAATGTGACTGTACCAAGTTTCACAAAAAGTATCACAAATTCAATCGGAAACGGAATTAATTTACTGGTCAGAGCAAATGCATCCATTCGAGTGGCAGCGGATGATGATGGCAGTGGATCGATTAAAGCCCTCATAACAGTTTCAAACAATGTGACAAACCCTTTGAACAAGTTACTTGGAAGTATTCTGGCTGCATCAACCGCCGAAAATGGCAATATTGAACAGTTATTTAGGAACATGTCCTCGTTGGTTGCGGAAACTAGGCCTGCACTGGATGCTGCCTCGATAGCAGCTTGTGACATTCAAAAAACTACCAAAGATTATCTCTTTCAATCGCTCAGTGGAAACCTGACAGCATTGAACACAATGTTATCTAACCTATCGGAAGGTTTGAGTTATTTAAAAGTGATAGTCGATCAAGTAGCCAGTGAAGAATATCCCGTGACTAGACAAAATATTACCGTTTACATGAACGATTCGGTGATCGCTACTGTGACCACTCCTCTAACGGCCATTCAGGGTTATTTGACTAACATAGCTTCCACTGTCATGGTCGTCGCGTCGGAGAGAGCGCAATTCTTGAAATATCTAACTCAAATGGACACTACTATTAACAACGGTCTTCGGAATATCCAAAACTCGGCCACTGGCTTCAATCGTACGGTGATGGACACGTACAATCGGACCATGGCACAACAAATCAACACCTTCaagaatatcaatcaaacttatGCAATGATCGTCTCGAGAGCTAGTTCCTACAACGGGGGTAACATTAGCAACCTAACCATGTTCCTGAACGATTTGGTGACATCCAACGACAGCTTCTTGCAGTTCGTCAGTCTTAGTACCAACTATACCAAGGAGCAGGTTAATCTGGTACTGCAGGATCGAATAGGTGCAGTAACAAAAACTTTATGGAGAGTCTCCAGATTTATAGCGAATCAAAGTACAGTCAATGCTAGTCAACATACCAACCAGTGCGCCCAGCGTTTTATGCAAAAGCTGCAGCAAAATCCTGTACTGATTACAAGACTGTCGCGCTGTATTCAGCAGGAATCGAACTCCCTTCAGCCGACAATCACCTTCGTTCAGTACCAGATGGATCTGGTGAGATCCGCTGCTAATTCAATTGCCAACCAAATGTCTAAAATTTGCCAGCGGAATACCGGTGCCTGTGCTAAATCT TATTTTGCAGCTCTGCCGAACCACTCGGAGGTGATACAGAACAAAATCTCCGTCATCGCGGGAGTAGTGAGCAATGATGAACACTTGTTGACCGAGCGAATCATCAACTGTCTCAACGGAACCGGAGCGGACATAATCGAAAACGCATTGTTGATACCGAAAAAGTTTAATCGTTGTTTGCTGATGGGTCCGTAA